A single region of the Candidatus Poribacteria bacterium genome encodes:
- the pyrF gene encoding orotidine-5'-phosphate decarboxylase: MRDRLIVALDTDDGEDIDWLSGTLIEVVPWVKIGFQAFSTLGTEAFPWLSARGHKVFLDLKFHDIPNTVARDVGTMTKHGANMINMHASGGLEMMQTARNSADDAAYKADIPRPILLGVTLLTSIDETGFQQNFGSERQLTDQVVYLAQSAQEAGLDGVVASPLEIESIRKACGDNFLIVTPGIRPEWAESGDQRRITTPAEAIRRGADYIVVGRPIIEAEDPLEAAEMILDEMRGT; encoded by the coding sequence TTGAGAGACAGGTTGATCGTCGCATTGGATACGGATGATGGTGAGGATATTGATTGGTTATCTGGAACGCTTATTGAAGTAGTCCCATGGGTTAAGATCGGTTTTCAGGCGTTTAGTACCCTTGGAACCGAGGCTTTTCCATGGCTCAGTGCGAGAGGGCATAAAGTTTTTCTTGATTTAAAATTCCACGATATTCCCAACACAGTGGCGCGCGATGTCGGCACGATGACGAAACACGGCGCAAATATGATTAATATGCACGCCTCCGGTGGGCTTGAGATGATGCAAACCGCAAGAAACAGCGCAGATGATGCCGCATACAAAGCAGATATTCCGAGACCTATTCTGCTCGGTGTGACCCTTCTGACGAGTATTGATGAGACCGGATTCCAGCAGAATTTCGGTTCAGAACGGCAACTTACAGACCAAGTCGTCTATCTTGCACAGTCAGCACAAGAAGCCGGATTAGACGGTGTCGTTGCATCGCCCTTGGAAATTGAATCAATTCGGAAAGCGTGCGGCGATAACTTTTTGATTGTGACACCGGGCATTCGACCAGAATGGGCAGAGAGCGGTGATCAACGTCGTATCACTACACCAGCAGAGGCGATTCGACGAGGCGCAGATTACATTGTCGTCGGCAGACCCATTATTGAAGCAGAGGATCCTCTGGAAGCTGCCGAAATGATCCTTGATGAAATGAGAGGGACTTAA
- a CDS encoding sulfatase — protein sequence MNIVCICLDTFRADIIGDGKKYSHVQTPNLDALASESVRFTRAFGEGQPTLQIRRGNFTGMRSFPWRYNFDRRGHWHHAPGWHKIPPEQDTIAEVLLERGYLTALIADTYHMFKPTMNFSRGFAHFDFIRGQESDNWHSGDPRLIEAQLREHVREPINWQRHAGLINYLLSQRHRQSEDDYSCARVFRAASDWLEDNHTVGPFFLWVDSFDPHEPWDPPKSYADIYFSDYSGKDFITPGGANEGDGPTEDELRRIEALYLGEVTFVDKWVGVLLDKIEQLNIKDETLVVLMSDHGTQLRDHGSFGKGANKLHPFNTQLNLMIRHPEGPNDKEIFAFVQNHDLMPTLLSLLDVPCGWTDGENMWQLVTQEKAYLRQRIITGWAGFATGNARGRVSVRDDHWNFCTSVGYNDEKGDELFDIRNDPEEKVNVASEHPTVLAERRRDVEALIGQPLPGHFIEVCDPGHAPMTRWLQKKLAEM from the coding sequence ATGAACATCGTCTGTATCTGTTTAGACACCTTTCGCGCCGACATTATCGGCGACGGCAAGAAATATAGTCACGTGCAAACGCCTAACCTCGATGCATTGGCATCGGAGAGTGTCCGTTTCACGCGAGCGTTTGGTGAAGGGCAACCGACACTTCAGATCCGTCGTGGCAACTTTACAGGGATGCGGAGTTTTCCGTGGCGGTATAACTTTGATCGGCGTGGACATTGGCACCACGCACCGGGTTGGCATAAAATTCCGCCGGAGCAAGATACGATTGCCGAAGTCCTGCTCGAACGCGGTTACCTCACTGCGCTTATTGCTGATACCTATCACATGTTCAAGCCGACGATGAATTTCTCGCGTGGATTTGCGCATTTCGATTTTATCCGCGGACAGGAATCGGATAACTGGCACAGTGGCGATCCGAGACTGATTGAAGCGCAGCTCCGAGAACATGTCCGTGAACCGATCAATTGGCAGCGACATGCTGGACTCATCAACTACTTGTTGTCGCAACGACATCGCCAATCGGAGGATGATTATAGTTGTGCGCGCGTCTTTCGTGCTGCTTCTGACTGGCTTGAGGATAATCATACTGTCGGTCCATTCTTCTTATGGGTGGATAGTTTCGATCCGCATGAACCGTGGGATCCGCCGAAGTCTTACGCAGACATCTATTTTTCGGACTATTCGGGCAAGGATTTCATTACGCCGGGCGGTGCGAATGAAGGCGATGGTCCTACAGAAGATGAACTCCGCCGCATTGAGGCACTCTATCTCGGGGAGGTTACGTTTGTTGATAAATGGGTCGGCGTGCTACTTGACAAGATAGAACAGTTGAACATCAAGGACGAAACTTTAGTTGTTTTGATGTCCGATCACGGCACACAACTTCGGGATCACGGGAGTTTCGGAAAGGGCGCGAACAAACTGCATCCTTTCAATACGCAACTCAATCTCATGATACGGCATCCGGAAGGACCGAACGACAAAGAGATTTTCGCGTTTGTGCAGAACCACGATTTAATGCCGACGCTTCTAAGTCTGCTTGACGTTCCGTGCGGTTGGACGGATGGTGAGAATATGTGGCAACTCGTTACACAAGAGAAAGCATATCTTCGTCAACGGATTATCACCGGTTGGGCGGGCTTTGCTACGGGCAATGCGCGTGGACGCGTCAGTGTGCGCGATGACCATTGGAACTTCTGTACTTCGGTAGGCTATAACGATGAAAAAGGTGATGAACTCTTTGATATTCGGAACGATCCCGAAGAGAAAGTAAACGTGGCGAGTGAGCATCCGACGGTTCTCGCGGAACGGCGGCGGGACGTTGAGGCGTTGATTGGTCAACCCTTACCGGGACATTTCATTGAGGTCTGTGATCCTGGGCATGCACCGATGACGCGGTGGCTTCAGAAAAAATTGGCTGAGATGTAG